One Palaemon carinicauda isolate YSFRI2023 chromosome 5, ASM3689809v2, whole genome shotgun sequence DNA window includes the following coding sequences:
- the LOC137641226 gene encoding uncharacterized protein gives MAMVIVMPIASMMIIMPITVPMIIVPIASMMVVMTVVVIMPVAMPMVIIVTIASMVIIMVIVMAVAMPMIIMAMVIVMPIASMMIVMTITVSVVIMAITVPMIIMAMIIVPIASMMVVMAITVPVSVVIMAIASMMVVVSIAMSMIIMAFMFVMAIIALMAALLTIGALVTIVTLFAVVPFVAFVVIVVLAFLVVAFLAVLVVVLSSLQNGWLILEFERILRCFVFNCKYPRWLLVT, from the coding sequence ATGGCCATGGTGATCGTCATGCCCATAGCCTCCATGATGATCATCATGCCCATAACCGTGCCCATGATCATCGTGCCCATAGCCTCCATGATGGTCGTCATGACCGTGGTGGTCATCATGCCCGTAGCCATGCCCATGGTGATCATCGTGACCATAGCCTCCATGGTGATCATCATGGTGATCGTCATGGCCGTAGCCATGCCCATGATCATCATGGCCATGGTGATCGTCATGCCCATAGCCTCCATGATGATCGTCATGACCATAACCGTGTCCGTGGTCATCATGGCCATAACCGTGCCCATGATCATCATGGCCATGATCATCGTGCCCATAGCCTCCATGATGGTCGTCATGGCCATAACCGTGCCCGTGTCCGTGGTCATCATGGCCATAGCCTCCATGATGGTCGTCGTGTCCATAGCCATGTCCATGATCATCATGGCCTTTATGTTCGTCATGGCCATAATCGCCCTTATGGCCGCCCTTCTTACCATAGGAGCTCTTGTGACCATAGTGACCCTTTTTGCCGTAGTCCCCTTTGTGGCCTTTGTGGTCATCGTGGTACTTGCCTTTCTCGTGGTGGCCTTTCTTGCCGTGCTTGTCGTGGTGCTTTCCTCCCTGCAAAATGGGTGGTTGATATTAGAGTTTGAGAGAATATTAAGatgttttgtttttaattgcaAATATCCGAGATGGTTATTGGTGACGTAA